From a single Intestinibaculum porci genomic region:
- a CDS encoding Gfo/Idh/MocA family protein, producing MKLGIIGTGKIVADLMETYDLLPIEKTYILSTPRSVEKAQKIADEHHFAGVYTSYEDLLQSDIDTVYIALPNHLHYDYALQAINAHKHVICEKPFVVNSLQFDTLVQAAKEAHVFLLEAMTIHAMPAYQALKKDLSSLGSIKIVSLNYSQYSSRYDAFKEGTILPAFDVHKAGGALYDLNVYNINFMIGLFGAPQKVNYLANIAHGIDTSGILTMDYGSFKAVLIGAKDCAAPLMNTIQSDDGSILIDTPVSRMTHYNIKNQLKDYDEQHHAMYYEFKEFIRIIHENDEKKAEELLSYTEMEADILTQARQSAGIVFDQD from the coding sequence ATGAAACTAGGAATTATAGGAACAGGTAAGATTGTAGCAGATTTAATGGAAACCTATGATCTTTTACCAATTGAAAAAACGTATATCTTATCCACCCCACGTTCAGTCGAGAAAGCACAAAAGATTGCGGATGAACATCATTTTGCAGGTGTTTATACTTCTTACGAAGATTTATTACAAAGTGATATTGATACTGTTTATATCGCTTTGCCTAACCATTTACATTATGATTATGCTTTACAGGCTATTAATGCGCATAAGCATGTCATTTGTGAAAAGCCTTTTGTCGTGAATAGTCTGCAGTTTGACACATTAGTTCAGGCCGCTAAGGAAGCACATGTTTTCCTGTTAGAAGCGATGACGATTCATGCCATGCCGGCTTATCAGGCGTTAAAGAAAGATCTTTCTTCATTAGGATCAATCAAGATTGTCTCTTTAAATTATTCACAGTATTCATCACGTTATGATGCTTTTAAAGAAGGAACAATTCTTCCTGCTTTTGATGTTCATAAAGCGGGTGGTGCCCTCTATGATCTTAATGTTTATAATATTAACTTTATGATTGGTTTATTTGGCGCTCCTCAAAAAGTGAATTACCTCGCCAACATTGCACATGGTATTGATACCAGTGGTATACTGACCATGGATTACGGCAGCTTTAAAGCTGTTTTAATTGGCGCCAAGGATTGCGCAGCACCATTAATGAACACAATTCAGAGTGATGATGGCAGTATTCTCATTGATACGCCTGTCTCTCGCATGACGCATTATAACATTAAGAATCAGTTAAAAGACTATGATGAGCAGCATCATGCAATGTATTATGAATTCAAAGAATTTATTCGTATTATTCATGAAAATGATGAAAAGAAAGCAGAAGAATTACTCTCTTATACAGAGATGGAAGCGGATATCTTAACGCAAGCAAGACAAAGTGCTGGTATTGTCTTTGATCAGGACTAA
- the cas1 gene encoding type II CRISPR-associated endonuclease Cas1, with translation MSWRTVVINSKAKLSYKNDYMIIRGENVNQIHLSEINTVVINSTAVTITSYLIAELLNRKVKIIFCDNRRDPIGEVLPYYGCHNVSKRINEQINWDEENAQAVWTRIIKEKILNQARLLEIEGFKTSEMLKQYADELVTFDKTNREGHSAKVYFDSLFGVKFTRDAQINVNAALNYGYAIILSQFNRDIAAQGYLTQLGIKHKNEFNPFNLSSDLMEPFRQLVDRIVYENAKESFDSDLKLKLIDVLNHKVRIKGSNQYVSNAISIYDKSVFDALKKKDASLIEFFEYEL, from the coding sequence ATGAGTTGGCGTACAGTAGTCATTAATTCCAAGGCCAAGTTATCTTATAAGAATGACTATATGATTATTCGTGGTGAAAATGTAAATCAAATTCATTTATCTGAGATTAATACCGTGGTTATTAATAGTACAGCTGTGACAATTACGTCGTACTTAATTGCAGAATTATTAAACCGAAAGGTTAAGATTATCTTTTGTGATAATCGAAGGGATCCAATAGGGGAGGTACTCCCCTATTATGGATGCCATAATGTATCTAAAAGGATCAACGAACAAATTAATTGGGATGAAGAGAACGCACAAGCGGTGTGGACAAGAATTATTAAAGAAAAGATCTTGAATCAGGCTAGATTACTAGAAATAGAAGGATTCAAAACCTCAGAGATGTTAAAGCAATATGCGGATGAACTCGTTACCTTTGATAAAACCAATAGAGAAGGTCATTCTGCTAAGGTTTATTTTGATAGTTTGTTTGGTGTGAAGTTTACAAGAGATGCACAGATCAATGTAAATGCAGCTCTCAATTATGGCTATGCCATTATTTTATCTCAGTTTAATCGTGATATTGCAGCTCAGGGTTATTTAACACAACTAGGCATAAAACATAAAAATGAATTTAATCCTTTTAATCTTTCATCAGATTTAATGGAGCCATTTCGACAGTTAGTCGATCGTATAGTCTATGAAAATGCAAAGGAGTCTTTTGATTCTGATCTGAAGCTTAAACTTATCGATGTTCTAAATCATAAAGTACGTATTAAAGGCAGTAATCAATATGTATCAAATGCCATATCTATTTATGATAAAAGCGTGTTTGATGCTTTAAAAAAGAAAGACGCATCATTAATTGAATTTTTTGAATATGAGTTATAG
- the cas9 gene encoding type II CRISPR RNA-guided endonuclease Cas9 (Cas9, originally named Csn1, is the large, multifunctional signature protein of type II CRISPR/Cas systems. It is well known even to general audiences because its RNA-guided endonuclease activity has made it a popular tool for custom editing of eukaryotic genomes.) — MNKKDTSYSIGLDIGTNSVGWAVMDSHYNLLKKDNHHMWGSRLFEQANPASERRLSRSARRRYNKRRERIRLLQGIMESMIAEVDPTFYIRLTHSSFLDREDKEKIGQENGFEVKNQYNLFIDDTFNDQTYYKKYKTIYHLRKHLMTSTEKEDPRLIYLALHHIVKYRGNFLYEGHSFNMDSADIEKKIYAALEQFFDLNEFENNLDDEHVQLLVELLKKTKQRSQKRDEIVNTFIFDKKDKAIYKELANALVGLQFNVTKLLPAKDINKDGKAISLKFDDANYDANLAENEAELGESIEFIVALHDIYSWVELQAILGASHTENPSISEAMVSRYDDFKNDLLLLKKVVKESLPDCYNEVFRKDGEKLHNYTGYMSHPGKTSVEDFYKYIKNLLKNVNTEDAQTIKEKMDLETFLVKQNSRTNGAVPYQMQEYEMEQIIDHQAEFYPLLAENKDKLMSILTYRIPYYVGPLNSNSPFAWIKKVEGKENERIHPWNANEVIDIDATAEGFIKRMLSYCTYFPDEEVLPKMSLTISRFEVLNELNKIRVNGKKIKPDIKKSILDDLFMNNKKVTRKKLDGWLKAHQVYKLSDELEITGFQKEDEFSTSLTPWIDFTKIFGEINQDNYDLIESIIFDLTIFEDKKILKRRLQNNYHLDHDQIEQIMRLRYKDWSRLSRKLLLGIRSKNHNETVMDILENTNHNLMEIINDDKYGFNKIIDAANEKEEDGPFTYEEVEKLAGSPALKRGIWQSLMIVEEITKYMQHRPTNIYIEFAREEGEKVRTTSQIKRLQAIYRELDLETEKDKEVYKSLNNEDDKKINTDALYLYYTQMGKSMYSGKPLDIDKLDTYQIDHIIPQSLIKDDSFDNRVLVLPEENQFKLDQPTVPAEVRNKMIGFWTKLLENKLISKKKFFNLIKTEYNEKDQERFINRQLVETRQIIKNVANIIMNHYKGTDVRTVRANISHDFRKRYDIYKSRDLNDYHHAHDAYIACVVGNYIKCRFKYLDTKYIYGQYFKNYKKDAKKRNNDGFVLNSMVNAYCDEDTGETIWDPAWISKIKKCFYYKDVYITKKLERNDGVLFNLTVVTNDAHSNKGITEASVPVNKYRADIHKYGGFKNLQYQIFEIHGHKQKGKKVVKVDKLTQLPIYLSHASNEEKEKYVLENESLIDVKIGREILKNQLIEIDGGLYYVTSPTEYVTAKQLCVNEHVAKILDQIQKAQKYKKYNQVNDEDLLYVYDTLLDKMDKLYPAYNNIRNKFIDKRDDFQTISLEERCEVIRQILITLHAGPQNGNINFDDFKISNRIGRLGGKTIDLSKTVFYADSVTGLYRKKFKL, encoded by the coding sequence ATGAACAAAAAAGATACAAGTTATAGCATTGGATTAGATATTGGAACCAATTCTGTTGGATGGGCCGTCATGGACTCTCATTACAACTTACTTAAAAAAGATAATCATCATATGTGGGGATCACGTTTGTTTGAACAGGCTAATCCTGCATCAGAGAGACGTTTAAGCCGTTCTGCTAGAAGAAGATATAACAAGCGTCGTGAACGTATTAGATTATTACAGGGTATTATGGAATCAATGATTGCAGAGGTTGATCCAACTTTTTATATCCGTTTAACCCATTCTTCCTTTTTAGATCGGGAAGATAAAGAAAAAATTGGACAGGAAAATGGTTTTGAAGTAAAAAATCAGTATAACTTATTTATTGATGATACCTTTAATGATCAGACTTACTATAAAAAGTACAAAACGATTTATCACTTAAGAAAACATTTGATGACATCAACGGAGAAAGAAGATCCGCGACTGATTTATTTAGCTTTACACCATATTGTAAAATATAGAGGCAATTTCTTGTATGAGGGACATTCCTTCAATATGGATAGTGCTGATATTGAGAAGAAAATCTATGCAGCGTTAGAACAGTTCTTTGATCTTAATGAATTTGAAAACAATTTAGATGATGAACATGTTCAGTTATTAGTGGAATTGTTAAAGAAGACCAAACAAAGAAGCCAAAAGAGAGATGAAATTGTCAATACGTTTATCTTTGATAAAAAGGATAAAGCCATTTATAAGGAATTAGCGAATGCTTTGGTTGGCTTACAGTTTAATGTCACAAAACTGCTTCCGGCAAAAGATATTAATAAAGATGGAAAAGCAATTTCTTTAAAATTTGATGATGCAAATTATGATGCTAACTTAGCGGAGAATGAAGCGGAGTTAGGGGAATCTATTGAATTTATTGTAGCTTTACATGATATTTATAGCTGGGTAGAATTACAGGCTATCTTAGGTGCTTCACATACGGAAAACCCTTCAATTTCTGAGGCAATGGTATCACGTTATGATGATTTTAAAAATGACTTACTTTTACTGAAAAAGGTTGTCAAAGAAAGCTTACCTGATTGCTATAATGAAGTGTTTAGAAAAGATGGTGAAAAGCTCCATAATTATACCGGCTATATGAGTCATCCGGGAAAGACATCCGTTGAAGATTTTTATAAATATATTAAGAATCTGTTAAAAAATGTTAATACGGAAGATGCACAGACAATCAAAGAAAAAATGGATTTAGAAACTTTCCTGGTAAAACAGAATTCACGTACTAATGGTGCTGTTCCTTATCAGATGCAGGAATATGAAATGGAACAGATTATTGATCATCAGGCTGAGTTTTATCCTCTTTTAGCAGAAAATAAGGATAAACTGATGTCTATTCTTACTTATCGCATTCCATATTATGTTGGCCCATTAAATAGTAATAGTCCATTTGCCTGGATTAAAAAGGTAGAAGGTAAGGAAAATGAACGTATTCATCCATGGAATGCGAATGAAGTTATTGATATCGATGCTACGGCTGAAGGCTTTATCAAAAGAATGTTAAGCTATTGTACTTACTTCCCTGATGAAGAAGTATTACCTAAAATGTCCCTTACAATTAGTCGATTTGAAGTTTTGAATGAATTAAATAAGATTCGTGTTAATGGTAAAAAGATCAAACCAGATATTAAAAAATCAATTTTAGATGATTTATTCATGAATAATAAGAAGGTGACAAGAAAGAAATTAGATGGATGGTTAAAAGCTCATCAGGTCTATAAGCTTTCAGATGAATTAGAGATTACAGGCTTTCAGAAAGAAGATGAGTTTTCCACCTCTTTAACACCATGGATTGATTTTACAAAGATCTTTGGTGAGATCAATCAAGATAACTATGATCTCATTGAGTCCATTATCTTTGATTTGACAATCTTTGAAGATAAGAAGATTTTGAAGAGAAGATTACAAAATAACTATCATCTTGATCATGATCAGATTGAACAAATCATGCGATTAAGATATAAAGACTGGTCTCGTTTATCAAGAAAACTGTTATTAGGCATTCGCTCTAAAAATCATAATGAAACAGTTATGGATATCTTAGAGAATACAAATCATAACTTAATGGAAATTATTAATGATGATAAGTATGGCTTTAACAAGATCATTGATGCAGCTAATGAAAAAGAAGAAGATGGACCATTTACTTATGAAGAAGTGGAAAAGTTAGCAGGTTCACCAGCATTAAAACGTGGTATTTGGCAGTCATTGATGATTGTTGAAGAGATCACGAAATATATGCAGCATCGTCCAACAAATATTTATATTGAGTTTGCTAGAGAAGAAGGCGAAAAGGTTAGAACGACATCACAAATTAAGAGATTACAGGCTATTTATAGAGAATTAGATTTAGAAACTGAAAAAGATAAAGAAGTGTATAAGTCACTTAATAATGAAGATGACAAGAAAATTAATACCGATGCTTTATATCTCTATTACACCCAAATGGGTAAATCTATGTACTCTGGTAAACCGCTAGATATTGATAAGTTAGATACATATCAGATTGACCATATTATCCCACAGTCATTGATTAAAGATGATAGCTTTGATAATAGAGTATTAGTGTTACCAGAAGAAAATCAGTTTAAGTTAGATCAGCCAACCGTTCCAGCAGAAGTTCGAAATAAGATGATTGGTTTTTGGACGAAACTCTTAGAGAATAAACTGATTAGTAAGAAGAAATTCTTTAATTTGATTAAAACTGAATACAATGAAAAAGATCAGGAACGTTTTATTAATCGCCAGTTAGTAGAAACCAGACAGATTATTAAAAATGTTGCGAATATCATTATGAATCATTATAAAGGTACGGATGTAAGAACAGTCAGAGCTAATATCTCTCATGATTTTAGAAAACGTTATGACATTTATAAGAGCCGTGATTTGAATGATTATCATCATGCCCATGATGCATATATTGCCTGCGTAGTAGGTAACTATATCAAGTGTCGTTTCAAATACCTGGATACCAAATACATCTATGGTCAGTACTTTAAAAACTACAAAAAAGATGCCAAGAAACGAAACAACGATGGCTTTGTATTAAACAGTATGGTTAATGCTTATTGTGATGAAGATACTGGTGAAACCATTTGGGATCCTGCATGGATTAGTAAAATCAAGAAATGTTTTTACTATAAAGATGTTTATATCACTAAGAAATTAGAACGTAATGATGGTGTTTTATTTAATTTAACAGTCGTAACAAATGATGCCCATTCGAATAAGGGGATAACAGAAGCATCAGTACCAGTTAATAAATATCGTGCTGATATTCATAAGTATGGAGGATTTAAAAATTTACAATATCAAATCTTTGAAATCCATGGTCATAAACAAAAAGGTAAAAAAGTCGTTAAAGTGGATAAGTTAACACAGTTACCAATCTACTTAAGTCATGCCTCAAATGAAGAAAAAGAAAAGTATGTATTAGAAAATGAAAGCTTAATTGATGTAAAAATCGGTAGAGAAATCTTAAAGAATCAGTTAATTGAAATTGATGGTGGTTTATATTATGTAACATCCCCAACGGAATATGTTACGGCAAAACAGTTATGTGTAAATGAACACGTAGCGAAGATTTTAGATCAGATCCAAAAAGCACAGAAATACAAGAAGTATAATCAAGTGAATGATGAAGATCTCTTATATGTCTATGATACTTTGTTAGATAAGATGGATAAACTTTATCCAGCATACAACAATATTAGAAATAAGTTCATTGATAAACGAGATGATTTCCAAACTATCTCATTAGAAGAAAGATGTGAAGTCATTCGCCAAATTTTAATCACATTACATGCTGGTCCACAAAATGGGAATATTAATTTTGATGATTTTAAGATTAGTAATCGTATTGGTCGTTTGGGTGGTAAGACGATTGATTTATCTAAGACAGTCTTTTATGCAGACTCTGTAACAGGATTATATAGAAAGAAGTTTAAATTATGA
- a CDS encoding IS4 family transposase has translation MISKQDKERNFDYETEACAFNTTPEGVNLALEKSIKMVTDNIACYVIDPVSDMTRSRKVPADMIIRFLIHKEGKSIRSEICEQMPEGMEFQASAFCMQRYKIKPNAFNRVMTLFNQTIKPKNTFNGYYIIACDGSDLNIPFMKDHPELIVKSKKGRDFCQIHLNALYDCLNGVYWDAEMTTPNKKREPGALITMTERKYYPEKSIIVCDRGYVSYKLMADFIEKGQKFVIRSKDINIRSSILKRFDLPDEELDQEVSVTLTRSNKRYNSDRKKYALVNSNIDFPQIDTWSNDDYVISYRVVRIKLDDENFVTLVTNLSKEEIPFEYMKELYHLRWSQEQSFFNLKYRIGLKYFNSKKVDGILQEVYSKLIMFNVTSVITNSVDIPDMKAEEYEKNKKRVAHKTKANFAVAITNVHLFLKGTISEKGLINRIKKFVIPIRPGRSFTRKIRPQSLAPLNTRVS, from the coding sequence ATGATTTCTAAACAAGATAAAGAACGAAATTTTGATTATGAAACGGAGGCTTGTGCTTTTAATACTACCCCCGAAGGGGTGAATTTGGCATTGGAAAAATCGATTAAGATGGTTACAGACAATATTGCATGTTATGTTATTGATCCTGTATCTGATATGACAAGAAGCCGTAAAGTTCCAGCTGATATGATTATTAGATTTCTCATTCACAAGGAAGGAAAATCCATCAGATCTGAGATTTGTGAGCAGATGCCTGAAGGTATGGAGTTTCAAGCTTCAGCTTTCTGCATGCAGAGATATAAAATAAAGCCTAATGCATTTAACAGAGTAATGACGCTTTTCAATCAGACTATCAAACCTAAGAACACATTTAATGGCTACTATATCATTGCCTGCGATGGCTCCGACTTGAACATTCCTTTTATGAAGGATCATCCTGAGTTAATCGTTAAAAGCAAAAAAGGAAGGGATTTTTGTCAGATCCACCTCAATGCTCTTTATGACTGCCTTAATGGAGTCTATTGGGACGCAGAAATGACAACACCTAACAAAAAAAGAGAACCTGGTGCTTTGATTACTATGACTGAAAGAAAGTATTACCCAGAAAAATCAATTATTGTATGTGATAGAGGATATGTTTCATACAAACTGATGGCTGATTTTATTGAGAAAGGACAAAAATTTGTGATTAGGTCTAAGGATATTAATATCCGTAGTTCAATCCTAAAAAGATTTGATTTGCCAGATGAGGAATTAGACCAGGAAGTCAGCGTTACACTGACAAGAAGCAATAAACGTTATAATAGCGATCGAAAAAAATATGCATTGGTCAATTCAAATATCGATTTCCCACAAATTGATACATGGAGTAATGATGATTACGTAATAAGCTACAGAGTTGTCCGCATAAAGCTTGATGATGAAAACTTTGTAACTCTTGTCACTAATTTAAGCAAGGAAGAAATACCGTTTGAGTATATGAAAGAGCTCTACCATTTAAGATGGTCTCAAGAACAATCATTTTTTAATTTGAAATATAGAATAGGTTTAAAATATTTCAATTCAAAGAAAGTTGATGGCATACTGCAAGAAGTATATTCGAAACTTATCATGTTTAACGTAACAAGTGTTATTACGAATAGTGTTGATATTCCTGATATGAAAGCTGAAGAGTATGAGAAAAACAAAAAAAGAGTTGCACACAAAACGAAGGCAAACTTTGCCGTCGCAATCACCAATGTACATCTCTTTCTTAAGGGAACTATTTCTGAAAAAGGACTCATAAATAGAATCAAGAAATTTGTAATCCCAATCAGACCTGGAAGATCATTCACTCGAAAAATAAGACCCCAGTCACTAGCTCCTCTGAACACTAGGGTATCATAA
- the csn2 gene encoding type II-A CRISPR-associated protein Csn2 — MKFLIMGYDDPIDFGHGDNTQLVVEDTKLYTHIVQLLNAIINEKYKTNEIEILEDKSDKDILSKAILIINPFQLDLNAKPIIKALYEEVSKILIDDGDQFLQYKEYITDINKIVLDIIEEFNVDFSFDDDLPLEGYLKAINLKITKDPEEPMFDTFLNYIELISELTPKTPLIICNCLSYFTKHEIEELCKYMNYKCMNVLFIENHCNELIPDCHQYIIDDDLCMI; from the coding sequence ATGAAGTTTTTAATTATGGGTTATGATGATCCTATTGATTTTGGTCATGGTGATAATACGCAATTAGTTGTTGAAGATACAAAACTTTATACACATATAGTCCAGTTACTAAATGCAATCATTAATGAAAAATATAAAACAAATGAAATAGAAATATTAGAAGATAAGTCAGACAAAGATATCCTCTCAAAAGCTATATTGATCATTAATCCCTTCCAATTAGATTTAAACGCTAAACCTATTATTAAAGCATTATATGAAGAAGTATCAAAGATTTTAATAGATGATGGTGATCAGTTCCTACAATATAAAGAATACATCACAGACATTAATAAAATCGTGCTAGATATCATAGAAGAATTTAATGTGGATTTCTCATTCGATGATGATTTACCATTGGAAGGATATCTTAAAGCCATTAACTTAAAAATAACTAAAGATCCAGAAGAACCGATGTTTGATACATTCCTCAATTACATAGAATTAATCTCAGAGTTAACACCTAAGACACCACTTATTATTTGTAATTGCCTCAGCTATTTCACAAAACATGAAATAGAAGAACTATGTAAGTACATGAATTATAAATGTATGAATGTTCTATTCATTGAAAATCATTGCAATGAGTTAATACCAGATTGTCATCAATATATTATTGATGATGACCTATGTATGATATAA
- the nudC gene encoding NAD(+) diphosphatase — translation MIQDIEPHILNNSYDPNKKPQADSLIFSFRKRSVLVTEDFTFPTYAQMPAEAEYVYLFSLDDRDCFLIKHHVRLEGYYYEDVWNLRNDDEDFAPYLLAVVTAYSLSNWYRHNRYCGYCGVETTLADDERAIVCPHCGNRIYPRLNPAVIVGVMHGDEILITKYAQGYGHNALIAGFVEIGETLEQTVAREVMEEVGLKVKNIRYYKSQPWGFVDDILMGFYCVVDGDTKIKLDTSELKKGVWTKREDIHLQPDHLSLTNEMMEMFQKGLIDESYCD, via the coding sequence ATGATTCAAGATATTGAACCACATATATTAAACAATTCCTATGATCCTAATAAGAAACCACAAGCTGATAGCTTAATCTTTTCTTTCCGGAAAAGAAGTGTTTTAGTAACGGAAGATTTTACCTTTCCAACTTATGCGCAGATGCCAGCAGAGGCAGAATATGTTTATTTATTCTCTCTTGATGATCGTGACTGTTTTCTGATTAAGCATCATGTACGTTTAGAAGGCTATTACTATGAAGATGTCTGGAATCTTCGTAATGATGATGAAGATTTTGCCCCTTATTTATTAGCTGTTGTTACCGCTTATTCGTTATCCAACTGGTATCGTCATAACCGCTACTGCGGTTACTGCGGCGTCGAAACAACGTTAGCGGATGATGAACGCGCGATCGTGTGTCCGCATTGCGGAAATCGTATTTATCCCCGTCTGAATCCCGCTGTCATTGTTGGGGTTATGCATGGTGATGAAATCCTGATTACCAAATATGCGCAAGGCTATGGTCATAATGCCTTAATTGCCGGTTTTGTGGAAATTGGTGAAACCTTGGAACAGACGGTAGCACGAGAAGTGATGGAAGAAGTCGGCTTAAAGGTTAAGAATATTCGTTATTATAAATCTCAGCCTTGGGGCTTTGTGGATGATATCCTGATGGGCTTTTACTGCGTTGTCGATGGTGATACAAAGATTAAGTTAGACACCAGTGAATTAAAGAAAGGGGTCTGGACCAAACGGGAAGATATCCATTTACAGCCGGATCACTTATCTTTAACCAATGAAATGATGGAAATGTTCCAAAAGGGACTCATTGATGAAAGCTACTGTGATTAA
- a CDS encoding aldehyde dehydrogenase codes for MYHKSEDVKNMNIEEIYKTQKAYFNSFETRNVEKRKDVLTRIMNWLEEHEDDINQALKLDLGKTRAEAYLSEIGLIYDAFSVIEKNIDKWTKRRKVGSPIRALLFRSFTVYEPYGTVLVMSPWNYPYLLSMEPVLYAIAAGNTVVLKPSEYAPNTAEIFTRLAEDLGEPGLLSVIQGDARTSRELLTYKWDYIFFTGSTSVGKVVYKRAAENLTPVTLELGGKSPTIVTNSIDIDVAAKRIAFGKFLNAGQTCVAPDYVFVHESVKDQFIDRLKHYIHEFFGDNPLESESLCKIINRKHFNRLLSLVDHQNILIGGSASERSLKIAPTVIDGVQESDAIMQQEIFGPILPVMTYQDIDEVIAYINNHPKPLALYLFTEDKEIQDKVLDRCSFGGGCINDTIMHLSDHDLPFGGVGDSGIGAYHGNYSFETFSHEKSVLTSSTKRDINFRYYPLTEDKEYQIRKQLK; via the coding sequence ATGTATCATAAATCCGAGGATGTGAAAAACATGAATATAGAAGAAATCTATAAAACACAAAAAGCCTATTTTAATAGTTTTGAAACAAGAAATGTCGAAAAACGTAAAGATGTTTTAACAAGAATTATGAACTGGTTAGAAGAGCATGAAGATGATATCAATCAGGCTCTCAAACTAGATTTAGGGAAAACAAGAGCAGAAGCTTATCTCTCTGAGATTGGTTTAATATATGATGCCTTCTCAGTCATTGAAAAGAATATTGATAAATGGACCAAAAGAAGAAAAGTCGGATCACCAATTCGTGCCCTGTTATTTAGAAGTTTTACTGTCTATGAGCCTTATGGCACAGTCTTAGTCATGTCACCATGGAACTACCCATATTTATTATCAATGGAACCTGTTCTCTATGCCATTGCAGCGGGGAATACCGTTGTCTTAAAGCCTAGTGAATATGCTCCCAATACAGCTGAAATCTTTACCCGTTTAGCGGAAGATTTAGGTGAACCAGGTTTATTAAGTGTTATTCAAGGTGATGCAAGAACTTCACGTGAATTATTAACCTATAAATGGGATTATATCTTCTTTACCGGTTCAACTTCAGTAGGGAAAGTCGTTTATAAACGAGCAGCCGAAAACCTAACTCCAGTGACTTTAGAATTAGGTGGTAAATCACCAACAATCGTTACCAACTCCATCGATATCGATGTTGCGGCGAAACGTATTGCTTTTGGTAAGTTCTTAAATGCTGGTCAGACCTGTGTAGCCCCTGATTATGTCTTTGTTCATGAAAGTGTCAAAGATCAGTTTATTGATCGTTTGAAACATTACATTCATGAATTCTTCGGGGATAATCCATTAGAATCAGAATCCTTATGTAAGATTATCAATCGTAAACATTTCAATCGACTTTTATCATTAGTTGATCATCAGAACATTCTCATTGGCGGCAGTGCCAGTGAACGTTCCTTAAAGATTGCTCCAACTGTTATTGATGGTGTCCAGGAATCTGATGCCATTATGCAACAGGAAATTTTTGGTCCAATCTTACCAGTCATGACTTATCAGGATATTGATGAAGTCATTGCTTATATCAATAATCATCCTAAGCCATTAGCTCTTTATCTCTTCACAGAAGATAAAGAAATCCAGGATAAAGTCTTAGATCGCTGCAGCTTTGGCGGTGGCTGTATCAATGATACCATCATGCACTTAAGTGATCATGACTTACCATTTGGCGGTGTCGGTGATAGTGGAATCGGTGCATATCATGGCAACTATTCCTTTGAAACATTCTCTCATGAGAAATCCGTATTAACTTCATCAACCAAACGTGATATTAACTTCCGTTACTATCCGCTTACTGAAGATAAGGAATATCAAATCAGAAAACAATTAAAGTAG
- the cas2 gene encoding CRISPR-associated endonuclease Cas2, whose amino-acid sequence MRMIVFFDLPTETYLNRKEYRLFRKFLIREGFIMMQESVYSKLALNNSIVKAETKRLEENKPSAGDVELLVITEKQYSQIQFLVGERKTDVEDSDARLIVL is encoded by the coding sequence ATGAGAATGATTGTATTTTTTGATTTGCCTACAGAGACGTACTTAAACAGAAAAGAATATCGGTTATTTAGAAAGTTTTTAATTAGAGAAGGCTTCATTATGATGCAGGAAAGTGTTTATTCAAAACTAGCTTTAAATAACTCTATTGTAAAGGCTGAAACCAAAAGGCTAGAAGAAAATAAACCATCAGCAGGTGATGTAGAGTTACTGGTTATTACAGAAAAGCAATACTCACAAATTCAATTTCTTGTTGGTGAAAGAAAAACTGATGTAGAAGATAGTGATGCGAGGTTAATTGTATTATGA